The Pricia mediterranea genome includes a window with the following:
- the ftsZ gene encoding cell division protein FtsZ encodes MSNNTEFDGIAFDLPKNQSNVIKVIGVGGGGSNAINHMFQSGINGVDFVICNTDSQALHNSSVPNKIQLGVSLTEGLGAGANPEIGEQAALESMEEIKEMLARTTKMIFITAGMGGGTGTGAAPVIAKQAKELDVLTVGIVTMPFEFEGKMRCEQARIGIEKLRANVDSLIVINNNKLREVYGNLGFKAGFSKADEVLSTAARGIAEVITHHYTQNIDLRDAKTVLSNSGTAIMGSATATGSMRASEAINKALDSPLLNDNKITGAQNVLLLIVSGGQEITIDEIGEINDFIQVEAGHGANIIMGVGEDEDLGEAIAVTVIATGFNADQQNEIVNTEAKKIIHTLEDEQKAQHDLTEKKPIVHKLEEEEIVPPIIKHTLTEDNDKQGQKDLVPTTSYIKNFNVFYEEVVEGVAEISDEVSDDDFVIIDSKDALHDMVVVDPVVLPYDQLKEEQMAMSFDMPLTPSQREEEEQDNVITFSLDDDIKDMEVENPEEVITVLEYNKKGETRYKLDDYLELERKLTGAKPEAARNPANPVEKEMQIKKKPLSETDRPKQQSVSESGESAQEPSKPVDPLDSPIDAMLRERADERRRKLKDFNYKFQNNVSSVDEIEREPAYKRQGVDLSAAPRQEGKISRTTLGGDSNDDIQLRSNNSFLHDNVD; translated from the coding sequence ATGAGCAACAACACGGAATTTGACGGAATCGCTTTTGATCTTCCCAAGAATCAGAGCAACGTAATAAAAGTAATCGGCGTCGGCGGCGGTGGCAGCAACGCCATCAACCATATGTTTCAGTCGGGTATCAACGGGGTGGATTTTGTAATCTGCAACACCGACTCGCAAGCGCTGCACAATAGCTCGGTACCCAACAAAATTCAATTGGGGGTTTCCCTGACCGAGGGACTAGGTGCCGGCGCTAATCCTGAAATCGGGGAGCAGGCCGCCTTGGAAAGTATGGAAGAAATCAAGGAGATGCTTGCCCGAACGACCAAAATGATATTTATAACCGCTGGAATGGGTGGTGGAACCGGAACCGGAGCAGCCCCTGTGATCGCAAAACAGGCCAAGGAGCTCGACGTGCTTACCGTGGGCATCGTTACCATGCCCTTTGAGTTCGAGGGCAAGATGCGCTGCGAACAGGCCCGTATCGGCATTGAGAAACTGCGGGCGAACGTAGATTCCCTTATCGTGATCAACAACAACAAGTTGCGCGAAGTGTACGGAAACCTTGGTTTTAAGGCCGGGTTCTCCAAGGCCGACGAGGTTTTGTCAACGGCGGCAAGGGGTATCGCCGAAGTGATTACGCACCACTATACTCAAAACATTGACCTTCGCGATGCCAAGACCGTACTGTCGAATAGCGGCACCGCCATTATGGGGTCGGCTACGGCAACCGGCTCAATGCGGGCCAGTGAAGCCATTAACAAGGCCTTGGACTCCCCGCTTCTGAACGATAACAAAATTACCGGGGCCCAAAACGTATTATTGTTGATCGTTTCGGGCGGACAGGAAATCACCATCGATGAGATCGGTGAAATCAATGACTTTATCCAAGTAGAGGCCGGCCACGGTGCGAATATTATCATGGGGGTAGGTGAAGATGAGGATTTGGGCGAGGCAATTGCCGTGACGGTCATCGCGACCGGTTTTAACGCGGACCAACAGAACGAAATCGTAAACACCGAAGCCAAAAAGATAATCCATACCTTGGAGGACGAGCAAAAAGCCCAGCACGATCTAACGGAGAAAAAGCCCATTGTACATAAGCTGGAGGAAGAAGAAATCGTTCCGCCGATCATCAAGCATACGCTGACCGAGGATAATGACAAGCAGGGGCAAAAGGACTTGGTGCCCACTACCAGTTATATCAAGAACTTCAATGTGTTTTACGAAGAAGTCGTTGAAGGGGTGGCCGAGATAAGCGATGAGGTCTCCGATGACGATTTTGTGATTATAGATTCCAAAGACGCCCTCCACGACATGGTCGTGGTCGACCCTGTTGTTTTGCCTTACGATCAGTTGAAGGAAGAACAGATGGCTATGAGTTTCGATATGCCCTTGACGCCGTCACAAAGAGAAGAAGAGGAGCAGGATAACGTTATTACCTTCAGTCTCGACGACGATATCAAAGACATGGAGGTCGAAAATCCCGAAGAAGTCATAACGGTGCTCGAATACAATAAAAAAGGCGAGACCCGTTACAAGCTGGATGATTATCTAGAGCTTGAAAGAAAGCTTACCGGAGCAAAACCGGAAGCTGCCCGGAACCCGGCGAACCCGGTCGAGAAAGAAATGCAGATCAAAAAGAAACCCCTTTCCGAGACCGATAGACCAAAACAGCAATCGGTCTCCGAATCAGGTGAATCCGCCCAGGAACCGTCTAAGCCGGTCGATCCGTTGGACAGTCCAATCGACGCCATGCTCAGGGAACGCGCCGATGAACGTCGCAGAAAGTTGAAAGATTTCAATTACAAGTTCCAAAATAACGTGAGCAGTGTCGATGAGATCGAAAGGGAACCGGCATACAAACGCCAAGGTGTCGATTTGAGCGCTGCCCCTCGGCAAGAGGGTAAGATTTCGCGCACCACCCTTGGCGGGGACAGCAATGACGACATACAATTGCGGTCCAACAATTCGTTCCTGCACGATAACGTTGATTGA
- the ftsA gene encoding cell division protein FtsA translates to MQVENYSVGLDIGTTKIVAIIGRENEYGKIEVLGIGQSKSLGVHRGVVNNITQTIKSIQQAVEQAETSAGLKIGTVVVGIAGQHIRSLHHSDYITRADSEEVIHEEDLDKLCNQVYKLVMLPGEEIIHVLPQEYKVDGQAEIKEPIGMYGGRLEANFHVVVGQVSSIKNVGRCIKSAGLELGNITLEPLASSDAVLSKEEKEAGVVLLDIGGGTTDLAIFKDGIIRHTAVIPFGGGVITEDIKEGCSIIEKQAELLKIKFGSAWPGENKDNEIVSIPGLRGREPKEITLKNLSKIIHARVVEIVEQVYTEIKTYGHEEQKKKLIAGIVLTGGGSQLKHLKQLVEYITGMDTRIGYPNEHLAGDSDASIASPLYATAVGLLMNAVNNERKPKAGEEKDGEEGELVMAGHEADEEHAAKTKPKKERQSVFDKWSEKLKDFLDNAE, encoded by the coding sequence ATGCAAGTAGAGAATTATTCGGTAGGATTAGATATAGGAACGACCAAGATCGTCGCCATAATCGGTAGGGAAAACGAATACGGAAAAATTGAGGTGCTAGGTATCGGGCAATCCAAAAGTCTTGGGGTGCACCGGGGAGTGGTGAACAACATCACCCAGACCATCAAATCGATCCAACAGGCCGTCGAACAGGCAGAGACCAGTGCCGGGCTCAAGATCGGTACCGTGGTGGTAGGCATTGCGGGACAACATATCCGCAGTCTGCACCATAGCGATTACATCACTAGGGCCGATTCGGAGGAGGTAATCCACGAAGAAGACCTCGATAAGCTCTGTAACCAGGTCTATAAGTTGGTGATGTTGCCCGGGGAGGAGATCATTCACGTGCTACCCCAGGAATACAAGGTGGACGGACAGGCGGAGATCAAGGAGCCCATCGGGATGTACGGCGGGCGTTTGGAAGCCAATTTTCACGTGGTCGTGGGGCAGGTGTCCTCCATCAAAAATGTCGGTAGATGCATCAAGAGCGCCGGCCTTGAACTCGGTAATATCACCTTGGAGCCACTGGCTTCTTCGGATGCGGTCTTGAGCAAGGAAGAAAAGGAGGCGGGGGTCGTCTTGTTGGATATCGGCGGTGGAACGACCGACCTGGCCATTTTCAAGGATGGCATTATCCGCCATACCGCAGTCATTCCCTTTGGTGGCGGCGTTATCACAGAGGATATCAAGGAAGGATGCTCCATCATCGAAAAACAGGCCGAACTGCTCAAAATAAAATTCGGATCGGCATGGCCGGGCGAAAACAAGGATAACGAAATCGTTTCCATTCCCGGGCTACGGGGCAGGGAGCCCAAGGAAATCACCCTCAAAAACTTATCGAAGATCATCCATGCCCGCGTGGTGGAGATCGTGGAGCAGGTCTACACCGAAATCAAGACCTACGGGCATGAGGAGCAAAAAAAGAAATTGATTGCAGGCATCGTACTCACCGGTGGGGGAAGTCAGCTAAAACACCTAAAGCAATTGGTGGAGTATATCACGGGAATGGACACCCGAATCGGCTACCCCAATGAACACCTGGCCGGCGATTCCGACGCCAGTATTGCCAGTCCCCTCTACGCCACCGCAGTGGGACTTTTGATGAATGCGGTCAACAATGAGCGCAAGCCCAAGGCGGGGGAAGAAAAAGACGGGGAAGAGGGGGAATTGGTTATGGCCGGTCACGAAGCGGATGAAGAACACGCGGCCAAAACAAAACCGAAAAAAGAACGCCAGTCCGTTTTCGACAAATGGTCGGAAAAATTGAAGGACTTTTTAGACAATGCCGAATGA
- a CDS encoding cell division protein FtsQ/DivIB, which yields MKMNTNYIKLTVLLAVIVGLYSFSNERSEHKKLSGIAIEFVGDQNLYITQGAVNKLLIQKFGSLDNFPKEKLALNTIEKTIEANEMVKNAQVFLSVNGKLASKIEQRKPIGRVEADSKFYLDEDGSRMPLSSSHSARVPIITGKITGQSLEDAYKLLNYINADDFLRKNVIGIHIEAEDSYQLRFRTEQFTVNLGDIKNLDEKFSKFKAFYTKANLDDTLGNYDVVSLEFNKQVVCTKI from the coding sequence ATGAAGATGAACACTAATTACATAAAGCTTACGGTCTTATTGGCCGTCATTGTAGGGCTATACTCTTTTTCGAATGAAAGAAGCGAACATAAAAAGCTGAGCGGAATCGCCATCGAATTTGTGGGAGATCAGAATTTGTATATCACCCAGGGCGCGGTTAATAAATTGTTAATACAAAAATTTGGTAGCCTTGATAATTTCCCTAAAGAAAAATTAGCTTTGAATACTATCGAAAAAACCATTGAGGCCAATGAAATGGTGAAAAACGCCCAAGTCTTTCTTTCCGTAAATGGCAAACTTGCGTCCAAAATCGAGCAGCGGAAACCCATCGGACGGGTAGAGGCAGATTCGAAGTTTTATCTCGACGAAGATGGCTCGCGCATGCCCTTGTCGTCAAGTCATTCCGCCCGGGTACCCATAATTACCGGTAAGATAACCGGCCAGAGCCTTGAAGATGCCTATAAATTATTGAATTACATCAACGCCGATGATTTTCTCCGTAAAAATGTTATAGGTATCCATATCGAGGCGGAAGACAGCTATCAATTGCGTTTTCGTACGGAACAGTTCACCGTGAACCTGGGCGATATCAAAAATCTCGATGAAAAATTCAGTAAGTTCAAGGCATTTTACACCAAAGCGAACCTAGATGACACCTTGGGGAACTATGACGTCGTAAGCCTGGAATTCAACAAACAAGTAGTGTGCACCAAAATATAA
- the murC gene encoding UDP-N-acetylmuramate--L-alanine ligase, translating to MNLKTLNNVYFIGIGGIGMSALARYFKSQGKNVAGYDKTETPLIRELEKLGIDVHFEDDINLVSEAFYDVTVTLVVYTPAVPPEHSEYQYFLNRGFNLKKRSEVLGLITKDSYCFAVAGTHGKTTTTCILAHLLKETAVPFMAFLGGVSEDFNTNFVMEGTEYSVVEADEFDRSFLRLFPDVACVTSMDADHLDIYGDEAELKNSFLEFTQRINPDGKLFVRKGLPLDGITYGIEDASDYCIENIRIEGGTYIFDVVTPETKLMDVRFNKPGRHNLLNALVALAMAVETGRPVEKLAGAMASFKGVKRRFSYEIKRDGFIFIDDYAHHPAEIDAVHQAISEMHPGKRTLAVFQPHLFSRTKDFADEFAKSLSRFDSILMLDIYPAREEPIAGITAEWLLKRIDHPKKKAIQKNKLKQEIIKQNPDILVTMGAGDIGLEVRKLKQELEHEDEH from the coding sequence TTGAACTTAAAAACTTTAAATAACGTGTATTTTATTGGCATCGGAGGCATTGGTATGTCCGCCTTGGCACGTTATTTTAAGTCCCAGGGGAAAAATGTGGCCGGGTACGATAAGACAGAAACGCCGCTGATTCGAGAGCTAGAGAAATTGGGTATCGACGTTCATTTTGAGGACGATATCAACTTGGTGTCCGAGGCGTTTTACGATGTGACCGTCACCTTGGTCGTTTACACGCCCGCTGTGCCCCCGGAGCATTCGGAGTATCAGTATTTTTTGAACCGGGGTTTCAACCTGAAGAAACGCTCGGAAGTCCTCGGGCTCATTACGAAAGATTCCTATTGCTTTGCGGTGGCGGGTACCCACGGCAAAACGACCACGACCTGTATTTTGGCCCATTTGCTTAAAGAAACGGCAGTACCCTTTATGGCATTTTTGGGCGGGGTTTCAGAAGATTTCAATACCAATTTCGTCATGGAGGGTACGGAGTATTCCGTGGTCGAGGCCGATGAGTTCGACCGGTCTTTTTTACGGCTGTTCCCCGATGTGGCCTGCGTGACGTCTATGGATGCCGATCATTTGGATATCTATGGCGATGAAGCCGAACTAAAAAATTCCTTTCTGGAATTTACCCAACGGATAAATCCTGACGGCAAGCTGTTCGTGCGAAAGGGACTTCCCTTGGACGGAATTACGTACGGCATCGAAGATGCGTCGGACTATTGCATCGAAAACATACGAATAGAAGGCGGCACCTATATTTTTGATGTGGTAACGCCGGAAACAAAATTGATGGATGTAAGGTTCAACAAGCCCGGGAGGCACAATCTGCTCAACGCATTGGTCGCCTTAGCCATGGCGGTGGAAACTGGCAGACCGGTCGAAAAACTGGCGGGGGCAATGGCAAGTTTTAAAGGGGTGAAACGCCGGTTTTCATACGAGATCAAACGCGATGGTTTCATCTTTATCGATGACTATGCGCACCATCCCGCAGAAATCGACGCGGTACATCAGGCGATATCCGAAATGCATCCCGGAAAGCGCACTTTAGCGGTCTTTCAGCCGCATCTGTTCTCAAGAACCAAGGATTTTGCCGATGAATTTGCCAAAAGCTTATCCCGATTTGATAGTATTTTAATGTTGGACATCTATCCCGCCCGGGAAGAACCAATAGCGGGAATCACGGCGGAATGGCTGTTGAAAAGAATAGATCATCCCAAGAAAAAAGCCATCCAAAAGAATAAACTAAAGCAAGAAATAATAAAACAAAATCCCGATATCCTGGTCACTATGGGCGCAGGGGACATCGGATTGGAAGTACGAAAATTAAAACAGGAGCTGGAACATGAAGATGAACACTAA
- the murG gene encoding undecaprenyldiphospho-muramoylpentapeptide beta-N-acetylglucosaminyltransferase: MGSYRFILSGGGTGGHIYPAIAIADELKRRHPDAEILFVGAKDRMEMEKVPQAGYEIEGLWITGLQRKLSFKNLMFPFKLMSSLMKAGKVIKKFRPHAVIGTGGFASGPTLRVAAGKGIPCVLQEQNSYAGMTNKLLKDKVAKICVAYDHMDRFFPSDKIVKTGNPVRGDLVESFKDRSEARSHFGLDADKSTLLILGGSLGARRINQLVAENLQFFEELDIQLVWQCGKLYIEEYKKYTSDSVKVVEFVNRMDYAYSAADTIISRAGAGSVSELCIVGKPVLFIPSPNVAEDHQTKNAQALVAKNAAVMIREPSLDEQFQNVFSELQKNKWKQKELSDNIKNLALPNATSDIVDEIMKLVNNENP, encoded by the coding sequence GTGGGCAGTTATAGATTCATATTATCCGGAGGAGGAACGGGAGGTCATATTTATCCCGCCATCGCCATTGCCGACGAACTGAAAAGAAGGCACCCCGATGCGGAGATCCTGTTCGTGGGCGCGAAAGACCGCATGGAAATGGAGAAAGTGCCTCAAGCGGGCTACGAAATCGAAGGCCTATGGATTACCGGACTGCAACGGAAACTGAGCTTTAAAAACCTGATGTTTCCCTTTAAACTGATGAGTAGTTTGATGAAAGCGGGCAAGGTAATAAAGAAATTTCGTCCCCATGCCGTTATCGGCACGGGAGGCTTTGCCAGTGGACCTACCTTGAGGGTGGCTGCCGGTAAGGGGATTCCCTGTGTACTGCAGGAACAGAATTCCTATGCGGGGATGACCAACAAGCTGCTGAAGGATAAGGTCGCCAAAATCTGTGTAGCCTATGATCATATGGACCGATTTTTTCCTTCGGATAAAATAGTTAAGACCGGAAACCCCGTTCGCGGCGATCTGGTAGAAAGTTTTAAGGATAGGTCCGAAGCCCGCTCCCACTTCGGATTGGATGCCGATAAATCGACGCTGTTGATTTTAGGTGGCAGCCTCGGCGCAAGGCGCATCAACCAGTTGGTTGCCGAGAACCTCCAATTCTTTGAGGAGCTCGACATTCAATTAGTTTGGCAATGTGGCAAGCTATACATCGAGGAATACAAGAAATACACTTCCGATTCGGTAAAGGTGGTGGAATTTGTAAACAGGATGGATTACGCGTACAGCGCCGCCGACACCATCATTTCCAGGGCGGGTGCGGGCTCGGTCTCCGAACTTTGTATTGTGGGCAAGCCGGTGCTGTTCATTCCGTCCCCGAATGTGGCCGAAGATCATCAGACCAAAAATGCACAGGCCCTGGTAGCAAAAAACGCCGCTGTAATGATTCGAGAGCCCAGTTTGGACGAACAGTTCCAAAATGTATTCTCGGAGTTGCAAAAGAACAAATGGAAACAAAAGGAACTGAGTGACAATATCAAGAATTTGGCCCTGCCGAACGCTACGAGCGATATCGTTGACGAGATAATGAAACTAGTGAATAATGAAAACCCATAA
- a CDS encoding FtsW/RodA/SpoVE family cell cycle protein codes for MTGVFQNIKGDKTIWAVVALLGLFSFLPVYSASSNLVYVVGSGTTFGYLVKHALLLVLGFGIIYGIHNIPTRFFKGLSIIAMPIVLVLLAFTLAQGVTIDGANASRWISVPLVGISFQTSNLAAVVLMIYVARYLTKIREKSVTFSESILPLWAPVFLVLVLILPANFSTAGILFCMVLLLCFLGGYPAKYLLGVIGTGLVCLTLFVLSAKAFPGMFPNRVDTWMSRIENFSDGRDTEADYQIERAKIAIATGGVVGKGAGKSIQKNFLPQSSSDFIYAIIVEEYGLVGGFALMFFYLLLLFRIVVVAHGSDSIFGKLVALGVGLPIIFQALLNMAVAVELFPVTGQNLPLISSGGTSSWMTCLAIGIILSVSVKSGERKKKKDASSKLDESNNPLEILSGQL; via the coding sequence GTGACAGGAGTATTTCAAAACATAAAGGGAGATAAAACCATCTGGGCGGTCGTAGCACTGTTGGGACTGTTCTCGTTCTTGCCGGTGTACAGTGCCAGTAGCAATCTGGTTTACGTGGTCGGTAGTGGAACGACCTTCGGCTATTTGGTCAAGCATGCGCTTCTGCTGGTTTTGGGCTTTGGGATCATATACGGCATCCATAATATTCCTACTCGCTTTTTTAAGGGGCTTTCGATTATCGCGATGCCGATCGTCCTGGTGCTTTTGGCCTTTACCTTGGCACAGGGCGTGACCATCGACGGGGCGAACGCCAGCCGCTGGATCAGTGTGCCCTTAGTGGGTATTTCGTTTCAGACCTCCAATTTGGCGGCCGTGGTGTTGATGATCTATGTAGCACGATACCTCACCAAAATTCGGGAGAAGTCGGTTACTTTTTCGGAAAGTATCCTGCCGCTGTGGGCGCCTGTTTTCTTAGTGCTTGTGCTGATATTGCCCGCGAATTTTTCTACGGCGGGCATTCTCTTTTGCATGGTACTCCTGCTCTGTTTCCTAGGGGGGTATCCTGCAAAATATTTGTTGGGAGTCATTGGTACGGGCTTGGTGTGCCTGACCTTGTTCGTACTCTCGGCTAAAGCTTTTCCGGGCATGTTTCCCAACCGGGTGGACACTTGGATGAGCCGTATTGAAAATTTTTCGGATGGTCGCGATACCGAAGCCGATTACCAGATCGAAAGGGCAAAAATTGCCATTGCCACGGGCGGGGTAGTGGGTAAGGGCGCGGGAAAAAGCATTCAGAAAAATTTTCTTCCGCAGAGTTCGTCTGACTTTATCTATGCGATCATTGTGGAGGAATATGGACTCGTAGGAGGATTTGCCCTCATGTTTTTTTACTTGCTTTTGCTGTTCCGAATCGTGGTGGTCGCCCATGGCAGTGACTCCATATTTGGGAAACTGGTGGCCTTGGGCGTGGGATTGCCCATTATTTTTCAGGCGCTGTTGAACATGGCCGTTGCCGTAGAATTGTTTCCCGTCACGGGACAGAACCTGCCTTTGATCAGCAGCGGGGGCACCAGCAGCTGGATGACCTGTCTGGCCATCGGCATTATTTTAAGTGTCAGTGTCAAGAGCGGAGAACGCAAAAAGAAAAAGGATGCATCGTCTAAATTGGACGAATCCAATAACCCTTTAGAAATATTGAGTGGGCAGTTATAG
- the murD gene encoding UDP-N-acetylmuramoyl-L-alanine--D-glutamate ligase — translation MKEDKNLVGRSASEAGPDAKGERLVILGAGESGVGTAILGKKKGYEVFVSDRGEIKEKYKDVLEHYDLNWEAGKHTEAKILNADLVMKSPGIPDSVPLVKALREKGIPVISEIEFASRYTDATLIGITGSNGKTTTTMLTQQLLVGGGLNVGMAGNIGDSFAKMVAEEQHDFYVLEISSFQLDGITDFRPHIAILTNITPDHLDRYEYNLENYIASKFRIAENQTEDDFLIYDADDAVITDWLKTHPVKSKLLPFSIERNVEEGADIINNNIRIRTKDETLKMTKDTLTLEGKHNLKNTMAGMTAAKLVGIRKQALRESIEQFEGAPHRLEKVLKIHHVQYINDSKATNVNSVWYALDSVKTPIVWIVGGEDKGNDYKPLMRLVREKVKAIVCLGMDNETIKDVFGNVVEPIVETYAMSEAVKVAYKIAERGDTVLLSPACASFDLFKNYEDRGDQFKEAIKNL, via the coding sequence ATGAAGGAGGATAAAAACTTAGTGGGCCGTTCCGCCTCGGAAGCTGGACCCGATGCAAAAGGGGAGAGGCTCGTGATTTTGGGGGCTGGGGAAAGCGGGGTGGGTACGGCCATCCTAGGGAAGAAAAAAGGGTACGAGGTATTTGTCTCCGATCGCGGAGAGATCAAGGAGAAATACAAAGACGTTCTTGAACATTATGATTTGAATTGGGAAGCCGGAAAGCATACGGAAGCAAAAATTCTGAATGCCGACCTGGTCATGAAGAGTCCCGGTATCCCGGATTCCGTTCCACTGGTCAAGGCATTGCGCGAAAAAGGGATTCCCGTGATTTCCGAAATCGAGTTTGCCTCCCGGTACACCGATGCCACGCTAATCGGCATCACGGGGAGTAACGGCAAGACCACTACTACGATGCTCACGCAGCAGTTATTAGTCGGCGGAGGGCTGAACGTAGGAATGGCCGGAAATATCGGCGATAGTTTTGCCAAGATGGTGGCCGAAGAGCAACACGATTTCTACGTTTTGGAAATCAGCAGTTTTCAATTGGACGGGATTACGGATTTCAGGCCGCATATCGCGATTTTGACCAACATAACCCCGGACCACCTGGATCGGTACGAGTATAACCTTGAGAACTACATCGCCTCGAAGTTCCGCATCGCCGAAAACCAGACGGAAGACGATTTTCTGATTTACGATGCCGATGATGCCGTGATTACGGATTGGCTCAAGACGCATCCCGTCAAATCGAAATTGCTCCCCTTTTCGATCGAACGAAACGTGGAAGAGGGAGCCGATATCATAAACAACAATATTAGAATACGAACCAAAGACGAAACACTGAAAATGACAAAAGACACACTGACACTGGAAGGTAAACACAATTTGAAGAACACCATGGCCGGCATGACCGCCGCAAAACTGGTGGGCATACGCAAGCAGGCGCTGCGCGAGAGCATCGAACAATTCGAGGGCGCCCCCCACCGCCTGGAAAAGGTGTTGAAAATACACCACGTGCAATATATCAACGACTCAAAGGCGACCAATGTCAACTCGGTGTGGTATGCCCTTGACAGCGTGAAAACGCCAATAGTTTGGATCGTGGGCGGTGAGGATAAAGGCAACGACTATAAGCCCTTGATGCGCCTGGTGCGCGAAAAAGTAAAGGCGATCGTATGCCTGGGAATGGACAATGAAACGATCAAGGACGTTTTTGGAAACGTGGTCGAACCGATCGTTGAGACCTATGCCATGTCCGAGGCCGTAAAAGTGGCCTATAAAATTGCCGAGCGTGGCGATACCGTGCTATTGTCGCCGGCATGTGCCAGCTTTGATCTGTTCAAAAATTATGAGGATCGGGGAGATCAGTTTAAAGAGGCGATCAAGAATTTGTAG
- the mraY gene encoding phospho-N-acetylmuramoyl-pentapeptide-transferase, which yields MLYYLFEYLEKEYQLPGASLFKFQTFRAAMAILFSLIIATAYGKRIILYLQRKQIGETVRDLGLDGQKQKAGTPTMGGLIIIMATLIPVLLFARWLDNVYIILLIITTVWMGLIGFADDYIKIFKKNKGGLKGRFKILGQVVLGLAVGATLYFHPEVTIKNDSTTVITEQFEVANVEGLEVQSTNTTIPFVKNNELDYADFIGWAGEGAKKYAWLIFIPIVILIVTAVSNGANLTDGIDGLAAGTSAIIVFTLGVFALVSGNIFFSDYLDIMFIPRVGELLVFITAFVGALVGFLWYNAYPAQVFMGDTGSLTIGGVIAVIAIIVRKELLIPVLCGIFFAESISVILQVGYFKYTRKKFGEGKRIFLMSPLHHHYQVKGYHESKIVTRFWIIGILLAIVTVVTLKVR from the coding sequence ATGCTGTACTACCTATTTGAATATTTGGAAAAAGAATATCAGTTGCCCGGGGCGAGCCTGTTCAAGTTCCAAACGTTCAGGGCGGCTATGGCCATTCTGTTTTCCTTGATAATAGCTACGGCATACGGTAAGCGTATCATTCTCTATCTGCAGCGCAAACAGATCGGGGAAACCGTTCGTGACCTAGGGCTCGATGGACAAAAACAGAAGGCGGGCACCCCTACCATGGGCGGATTGATCATTATTATGGCCACCTTGATTCCGGTGCTGCTATTTGCCAGATGGCTGGATAACGTGTACATCATCCTGTTGATAATAACCACGGTTTGGATGGGCCTTATCGGTTTTGCGGACGATTATATTAAAATTTTCAAAAAGAATAAAGGAGGCCTCAAAGGAAGGTTCAAGATTCTGGGGCAGGTGGTGCTTGGCTTAGCGGTAGGGGCGACCCTCTATTTTCACCCCGAAGTGACCATAAAAAATGACAGTACGACCGTGATTACCGAACAGTTCGAGGTTGCAAATGTAGAGGGACTTGAAGTGCAGTCCACTAATACGACCATCCCCTTCGTCAAGAATAACGAACTCGACTACGCCGATTTTATCGGGTGGGCGGGAGAAGGGGCAAAGAAATATGCGTGGCTGATCTTCATCCCTATCGTGATCCTGATCGTAACGGCGGTCTCGAACGGGGCGAATCTGACCGATGGAATAGACGGCCTTGCTGCGGGTACCTCGGCCATTATCGTTTTCACATTGGGAGTTTTTGCCCTGGTCTCGGGTAACATCTTCTTTTCCGATTATCTCGACATTATGTTCATCCCGCGGGTCGGTGAACTCCTCGTATTCATTACGGCCTTCGTCGGGGCGTTAGTGGGCTTTCTCTGGTACAACGCCTATCCCGCTCAGGTGTTTATGGGCGATACGGGCAGTCTGACCATTGGTGGGGTCATCGCCGTGATTGCCATTATCGTACGAAAGGAATTGTTGATTCCCGTGCTCTGTGGCATTTTTTTCGCCGAGTCGATTTCCGTGATTCTGCAGGTGGGCTACTTCAAGTACACCCGTAAAAAATTCGGGGAGGGCAAACGCATTTTTCTGATGTCGCCGCTGCACCACCACTATCAGGTTAAAGGCTATCACGAAAGCAAGATCGTGACCCGGTTTTGGATTATCGGGATTCTGTTGGCCATTGTCACGGTGGTGACGTTGAAAGTGAGGTGA